One genomic window of Methyloceanibacter sp. wino2 includes the following:
- a CDS encoding 2TM domain-containing protein, whose translation MKNDSIPLGFFIHAGVYLAVVGLCAALALSHDPPRHWFVWVAVGWGIGLGAHALAVWRCRARQRDRS comes from the coding sequence ATGAAGAACGATTCGATCCCGCTCGGATTCTTTATCCACGCCGGCGTCTACCTCGCCGTCGTCGGGCTGTGTGCCGCGCTGGCGCTGTCGCATGATCCGCCGCGCCACTGGTTCGTGTGGGTGGCGGTTGGCTGGGGCATCGGGCTGGGCGCCCATGCGCTGGCCGTTTGGCGCTGTCGCGCGCGACAGCGCGACAGGTCTTAG